The Arabidopsis thaliana chromosome 5, partial sequence genomic interval TcttaaaggattttaaaagagattaCAAAGGTTTTAAATCTATATCCcgcaaaaaacaaatgtttttaggAGAAATTATTTTTCGAAAAAAGAATTTGGTGGGAATTATTTTTTGACTGGAAAATTATCGTGGAAatatttttggcgggaaaaatcactatttcattttgtaacctaaaatattttcaaataatggtaaaatggtcattaaattaaaagagggtacaaataaaaacaaactatataAAAGGGTATATTTAAAAATGGGTAGCTAAGGTCATCTTTAATAATTTctcaataataaaaacaaaattaaaatataaaaaattacattcaaatttcaaactaaTAATACTTCTAAACCgaacttttctctctcttctctctctagaattttttagagagagaaagctcttcattttgttttttgacaAAGTTATTGTCGGATTTTGTTTTCCGGCTAAGTCTGGCTTTGTATTTTCACCTACGTGTGAGTCTATACCCTCTATGGCTATTTTCTCTagtttgtttagttttgtctTCTGCAATTGCAGATCTTAAATTTCTTCTATCGAAGGGGAAGTAGAAGCCGAGAGTTTATTCAGATTTTCTGGAAGCATCAGCTGCTCGATTCTAGTCAAAATGGGAATGAATCCTTCATACCCCCTACTGGGACCGTAATCGGCTAAGGATGAAGGTATCTCTTTATGATCGTGAATTGTGTTGAGTGGGATTCGGTGGTTCTGGCGCCGGTTCTGGCGCTTCATTAATCTAATGCTTTAGATCTGACCTCTCGCCATATCGCGGGTTATGGCGCTACATTAATCTGATAGTTCAGATTTCTGTTTGTTTACTCTCAGATGGTTGAACAAAAGGTGATGAAATGGTGATAGGAAATAGTAACTGAATTCTAGCAAAATCTTtgggcaaaaaaaaactgatccGCTTGGCGTACAACGGTGGATTTGGTCGGCATTCCTGATCGGTGGAGATGGCGGAGCTGATGAATGAGTCGGTTGCGTTTTTTCTGCCCTCCGTCATGTGTGCCTCCACGTGTACACACATGTTCATTTTTGACCCAACTTGCTCTTACTTTGTAATCAATATATGGGTTAATTGGGCATTAATATTGTGTATGTGGGCTTATTTTCACCATGTAATCCTTTAAGGATTTAATGAAATTgacgagaaaataaaataaaataatacttctaaaccaattaaaatccTATGTGAAATCCAatctttataattaaaatccaattaaaattttataacaatgTGGGTATTTTAACCGAActgaaccgaaccgaaccgaccAAACTAAACTTAAACCTACCCAAACTAAACCTAAGCTTAGATTCAAACCATTTGGTTATGTTTCATCTCAACCAAAatggttcggttcggttcggttttaaACTGAACCGAACCGACAACCCAAtgtgtttatttaattaattaattaataatattgtacattactaaatatttaattatttgcacttttaatttcttttcatgGTTTATTTGAATTAGTAAACTTAAATTTACAGCTTGAACTTGTTGATTGAGTTAACTATTTTAAACGACAATGaacgaattttttttgtttcgttacATTGATAAGTCTTTTAAAATCGAATTAAAAGCAAATCGAACTAAACCCCAATCGAACCATAGATTaattcaaacacaaaccaaaccatatTAACTTCGGTTGAGTTTGATTAGAGTTTTACCAAACccaaataaaccaaaccaatccGAATTCAAACCAAACCCGAAGTGAAACTAGAACGCCAGTAAACAATATTCAaatagtataaattaatacaaaaaataaacatgacacaaaaaaattacaacataattgttatgtttggtttccaaataaataaaagtaggTGGCGGGAAAAGAAGAATATCAGAATATGCGttaaaccaaaccggtttAAATCCGGttcaaaatctttaattttccCAAGTCTCTTATCTCTTATCGACGAAGATGATAAGGTAACAACAACCACCATCATCGTCTCCACTCTCTCATCACCACCATGCTTTCTCTAACTGCAACAACTCTCAGTTCCTCCATTTTCACACAATCCAAAACCCATGGATTCTTCAATACCCGACCCGTTTACCGAAAACCCTTCACCACCATCACCTCCGCTTTAATCCCCGCTTCAAACCGTCAAGCTCCACCAAAACAACAACTCTATCAACCATTCCgtccaccaccatcaccaatCCCTCCAAAGTTCCGATCACTCGACACCGCCGGAAAAATCGAAGTCCTCGCTGATCGTCTCGGTCTCTGGTTCGAATACGCTCCACTCATTTCCTCCTTATACACTGAAGGATTCACTCCTCCATCAATCGAAGAACTCACCGGAATCTCCGGTGTCGAACAGAACAGTCTCATCGTCGGCGCGCAAGTTCGAGACTCTTTAGTTCAATCCGGTGCCAAACCGGAGCTTATAGCTGCGTTTGACACAAATGGAGCCGAGCTTCTCTACGAGATTCGTCTTTTAAACACAACTCAACGTGTAGCTGCTGCTGAATACATTGTTGATCACGGTTTCGATACGAAAGGAGCTGGAGATCTTGCGAGAGCGATTAAAGATTTTCCGCATCGTCGTGGCGACGTTGGTTTGGGAGACTTTGATTATAACTTACCTGGAGATTGTTTGTCTTTTATGCTTTATAGGAAAAGTAGAGAGCATCGGAGTCCGTCGGAGATTCGAACTACATTACTCGAACAAGCTCTTGAAACCGCGGTAACAGAGAAGGCGAAAAAGGCGGTGTTGAGGGAGTTACAtggagagagtgaagaagagagagttaaAGAAGAGGAGATAAAAATCATTCGTGTTCCTGTAGTGAGATTAAGGTTTGGAGAAGTAGCGGGAGCGAGTTCGGTTGTTGTTTTACCGGTTTGTAAAgcagaagaaggagaagagaagcttcttgAAGCACCAATGGAGTTTGAAAGTGGAGGAGAGTTTGGTGTAGTGGAAGCTGAGAAAGATTGGAGTAGATGGGTGGTTTTACCGGGTTGGGATCCCGTGGTTGCGGTTAGGAAAGGAGTGGCGGTTTCGTTTAGCGATGATAGGGAAGTTTTGCCGTGGAACGGGAAAGGAGAGGCGATAATGGTTGTGATCGATAGGGAAAAGAAGACGGTGGAAGCTGATAATGGATACTACTACCTTGTTGTGGCTGATGGTGGGATGAAGTTGGATAGAGGATTGGTGTTGAAGGAGAAAGGAGTGAATGAGAGCTTAGGAATGGTTGTTTTGGTCGTTAGGCCGCcgagagatgatgatgatgagtggCAGATAAATGATGAAGATTGGGATTAGAATTCAATTAGAAGAATAGTTAAACAAATACTTATatgcttttggttttggcaaatatgtaatttttttgtttgattgctTTTTATCTCAtaaatgtttctttcattgttgTGTTTAGTGTCTAGCTACATCAAGATTCTCACCGTAGTTTTTAGTTGAACTATGTTTTGTGTAGTTAAAGAACATTGTATAAGGACtaggggatgatgatgagattgcAGCTTATAAAAGCCTATTCGGTAACAAtgcaataaacaaaatattgtacATATGGTCTgatctaactttttttttattatgtttagAGGTTAGTCAGTATTTTCTTTAACTATCATTTTTGAAATACTCTTTTTGTAAAGGGTGATTTAGCTGAAT includes:
- a CDS encoding rubisco accumulation factor-like protein (unknown protein; BEST Arabidopsis thaliana protein match is: unknown protein (TAIR:AT3G04550.1).), with the protein product MLSLTATTLSSSIFTQSKTHGFFNTRPVYRKPFTTITSALIPASNRQAPPKQQLYQPFRPPPSPIPPKFRSLDTAGKIEVLADRLGLWFEYAPLISSLYTEGFTPPSIEELTGISGVEQNSLIVGAQVRDSLVQSGAKPELIAAFDTNGAELLYEIRLLNTTQRVAAAEYIVDHGFDTKGAGDLARAIKDFPHRRGDVGLGDFDYNLPGDCLSFMLYRKSREHRSPSEIRTTLLEQALETAVTEKAKKAVLRELHGESEEERGKEDGGS
- a CDS encoding rubisco accumulation factor-like protein (unknown protein; FUNCTIONS IN: molecular_function unknown; INVOLVED IN: biological_process unknown; LOCATED IN: chloroplast stroma, chloroplast; EXPRESSED IN: 23 plant structures; EXPRESSED DURING: 13 growth stages; BEST Arabidopsis thaliana protein match is: unknown protein (TAIR:AT3G04550.1); Has 109 Blast hits to 109 proteins in 49 species: Archae - 0; Bacteria - 67; Metazoa - 0; Fungi - 0; Plants - 41; Viruses - 0; Other Eukaryotes - 1 (source: NCBI BLink).) codes for the protein MLSLTATTLSSSIFTQSKTHGFFNTRPVYRKPFTTITSALIPASNRQAPPKQQLYQPFRPPPSPIPPKFRSLDTAGKIEVLADRLGLWFEYAPLISSLYTEGFTPPSIEELTGISGVEQNSLIVGAQVRDSLVQSGAKPELIAAFDTNGAELLYEIRLLNTTQRVAAAEYIVDHGFDTKGAGDLARAIKDFPHRRGDVGLGDFDYNLPGDCLSFMLYRKSREHRSPSEIRTTLLEQALETAVTEKAKKAVLRELHGESEEERVKEEEIKIIRVPVVRLRFGEVAGASSVVVLPVCKAEEGEEKLLEAPMEFESGGEFGVVEAEKDWSRWVVLPGWDPVVAVRKGVAVSFSDDREVLPWNGKGEAIMVVIDREKKTVEADNGYYYLVVADGGMKLDRGLVLKEKGVNESLGMVVLVVRPPRDDDDEWQINDEDWD